From the Maioricimonas rarisocia genome, one window contains:
- a CDS encoding PQQ-binding-like beta-propeller repeat protein, whose translation MPIHSHQRSGGPSTGLGLALAIVLLVCPVAPRDRLLAQDLIGSSRIAVVDAPSDLARRLATADELAERGTWPAFVDEIMRLTADAEGQLYELTPGYYVAMTRAVQSRLATLTPEGRAAWRERVDPLADELLAQARAAGDPTLLERIVDRYFASRASGEALWLLGELAWREGDLARARQYWIRLLPAPETAGPGSELTGIVRFPDPEHSEAEILARLVLCSIMEGDLERAQREHRVLAERFPEATGWLAGREGILTTLLEEIIRDAASWSEHAATAPSGTFAGDAQRNGRIAAAVLPGELAWSLELPRPEWIVENAPDQQFEHPPALVPVASRDVIAVNTGRHVLAVDESTGEPAWPVLNVPEDAIVFPPLPSTGRRSLDRPVFSQAAVTSTIDAQGRLYAAIGLPVIAPATIALQQEDPRLICLDTANGEGRLLWSLKADELARLDGWYFTGTPVAIDDRLYVACRRSRPELECGVVCLNAGTGELVWFTRVCGLLREPLTAAHLLGHELLTVAGGQVFYTIAEGPLAALDAETGGIDWFLSQTGSGQSVSSAEARWRPPALWSDGILFAIDAAQTEVTAVHAASGTVLWSVPLDGRVSHLVGAAEGLTIVSGSQLWALDSQTGEIVWQAGSDDPTGHGFGRGTIAGADVIWPTREALWFVDVETGIPVQRLPLAARYGITGGNVSVTATHLLLTTHDRIVALPRASAQEK comes from the coding sequence ATGCCGATCCACTCTCATCAGCGTTCCGGCGGACCTTCGACGGGATTGGGGCTCGCCCTCGCGATCGTTCTGCTGGTCTGTCCAGTGGCTCCGCGGGACCGGTTGCTCGCTCAGGATCTCATCGGTTCTTCGCGGATCGCAGTCGTCGATGCGCCCTCCGACCTGGCACGGCGACTGGCGACGGCCGATGAACTGGCGGAACGGGGCACCTGGCCTGCTTTTGTCGATGAGATCATGCGTCTGACGGCGGACGCGGAAGGACAGCTGTACGAACTGACCCCCGGCTACTACGTCGCGATGACGCGCGCCGTGCAGTCGCGGTTAGCCACACTCACTCCGGAAGGTCGCGCCGCCTGGCGGGAACGGGTCGATCCGCTTGCCGACGAACTGCTTGCGCAGGCACGCGCCGCCGGTGATCCGACACTTCTGGAACGGATTGTCGACCGATACTTCGCCAGCCGTGCCTCTGGGGAGGCGTTGTGGCTGCTGGGGGAGCTGGCATGGCGGGAAGGCGACCTGGCCCGGGCACGGCAGTACTGGATCCGCCTGTTGCCGGCTCCCGAGACGGCCGGTCCCGGTTCTGAGCTGACCGGCATCGTCCGGTTCCCCGACCCGGAGCATTCCGAGGCAGAGATTCTCGCCCGGCTGGTGCTCTGCAGCATCATGGAAGGCGACCTCGAGCGGGCGCAGCGGGAACATCGCGTCCTTGCCGAGCGGTTTCCGGAGGCCACGGGATGGCTGGCCGGCCGGGAAGGGATTCTGACCACGCTCCTGGAAGAAATCATTCGCGACGCCGCCTCATGGAGTGAGCACGCTGCCACCGCACCGTCCGGCACGTTCGCCGGCGATGCCCAACGCAACGGTCGCATTGCCGCGGCGGTGCTGCCTGGCGAACTGGCCTGGTCGCTCGAGCTTCCACGGCCCGAATGGATCGTCGAGAACGCTCCCGATCAGCAGTTCGAGCATCCCCCCGCGTTGGTTCCGGTCGCATCGCGGGACGTCATCGCCGTGAATACCGGCCGACATGTCCTGGCCGTCGACGAATCGACGGGAGAGCCCGCCTGGCCCGTGCTGAACGTTCCTGAAGATGCGATCGTGTTTCCGCCGCTTCCCTCGACCGGCAGGCGTTCGCTGGATCGTCCTGTCTTCAGCCAGGCAGCAGTCACGTCCACGATCGACGCTCAGGGCCGTCTGTATGCGGCCATCGGACTGCCGGTCATCGCCCCGGCAACAATCGCACTGCAGCAGGAGGATCCGCGGCTGATCTGCCTGGACACGGCGAACGGCGAGGGGCGGCTGCTGTGGTCCCTGAAGGCCGATGAACTCGCCCGCCTCGATGGCTGGTACTTCACCGGAACGCCGGTGGCGATAGACGACCGCCTGTACGTCGCCTGCCGCCGCAGTCGTCCCGAGCTGGAGTGCGGCGTCGTCTGCCTCAATGCCGGCACGGGAGAACTCGTCTGGTTCACCCGCGTTTGCGGCCTGCTGCGCGAACCGCTGACAGCGGCTCATCTGCTGGGACACGAACTGCTGACGGTGGCAGGCGGCCAGGTGTTCTACACGATCGCGGAAGGTCCCCTCGCGGCACTGGACGCCGAAACGGGAGGGATCGACTGGTTTCTCAGCCAGACAGGCAGTGGGCAGAGCGTCTCATCCGCCGAGGCCCGCTGGCGTCCGCCGGCGCTGTGGTCCGACGGCATCCTGTTCGCCATCGACGCGGCACAGACTGAAGTGACGGCCGTTCACGCTGCGAGCGGGACGGTGCTCTGGTCCGTCCCACTCGATGGCCGCGTATCGCATCTTGTGGGAGCCGCGGAAGGGCTCACGATCGTTTCCGGCAGTCAGCTGTGGGCGCTCGATTCACAGACGGGCGAGATCGTCTGGCAGGCCGGCAGCGACGACCCGACCGGACACGGTTTCGGGCGGGGAACCATCGCCGGGGCGGACGTCATCTGGCCGACCCGCGAGGCCCTCTGGTTTGTCGACGTCGAAACCGGAATCCCGGTGCAGCGGCTGCCTCTGGCAGCCCGCTACGGAATCACCGGCGGCAACGTCTCGGTGACGGCAACGCACCTGCTGCTGACGACACACGATCGCATCGTGGCACTTCCCCGCGCCTCGGCTCAGGAAAAGTAG
- a CDS encoding amidohydrolase family protein: MNTFDRQMGRRDALMVIGSSAAAVMASSARGADDPSKGFIDAHSHIWTQDTDAYPLAGDQTKKDLDPPSFTDKELLAVAHPHGVTRVVLIQHKPYHGLDNSYIVDAIAANPGVFSAVACIEAAADRPQDEMDRLKKKGVRGFRIRPGEGGSDRWSESDGMNAMWRHAAETGLAICPLINPEDLEQVDGMCRRYPETNVVVDHFARVGIDGEIREKDLKALTALAKHPKAHLKVSAYYALGEKQPPHTELIPMIRRCYEAYGPQRLMWGSDCPYQLTGPNTYGDSIALIRERIDFFSDEDRERILRGTAEKVYFS, encoded by the coding sequence ATGAACACCTTCGACCGGCAGATGGGACGACGGGACGCACTGATGGTGATCGGAAGCAGCGCGGCAGCAGTGATGGCGTCTTCCGCACGCGGGGCCGACGACCCGTCGAAAGGCTTCATCGACGCCCACTCGCACATCTGGACGCAGGATACGGACGCCTATCCGCTGGCCGGCGACCAGACGAAGAAGGATCTCGATCCTCCCAGCTTCACCGATAAGGAACTCCTCGCGGTCGCCCATCCGCACGGCGTCACCCGCGTGGTGCTCATCCAGCACAAGCCGTATCACGGTCTCGACAACAGCTACATTGTCGATGCCATCGCGGCCAACCCGGGCGTGTTCTCGGCCGTGGCCTGTATCGAAGCGGCTGCCGACCGGCCCCAGGACGAAATGGATCGGCTGAAGAAGAAAGGTGTTCGCGGATTCCGGATTCGCCCGGGCGAAGGGGGATCCGACCGCTGGAGCGAAAGCGACGGCATGAACGCCATGTGGCGTCACGCCGCCGAGACCGGCCTGGCAATCTGCCCGCTGATTAACCCCGAAGATCTCGAGCAGGTCGACGGGATGTGCCGGCGGTATCCGGAGACGAACGTCGTCGTCGATCACTTCGCCCGCGTCGGCATCGACGGCGAGATCCGCGAGAAGGACCTCAAGGCACTCACGGCCCTGGCTAAGCACCCGAAGGCTCATCTGAAGGTCTCGGCGTATTACGCACTCGGCGAAAAGCAGCCGCCGCACACCGAACTGATTCCGATGATTCGCCGTTGCTACGAAGCGTACGGACCGCAGCGACTGATGTGGGGCAGCGACTGTCCGTATCAGCTAACCGGTCCGAATACGTACGGCGATTCGATCGCGTTGATCCGCGAGCGGATCGATTTCTTCAGCGACGAGGATCGCGAACGGATCCTTCGCGGCACCGCGGAGAAGGTCTACTTTTCCTGA
- the mobA gene encoding molybdenum cofactor guanylyltransferase, whose protein sequence is MAGTSESQQGSRRAGCGGIVMCGGRSTRMGQPKLSLPFGSEVMLQRVVRLLGEVVSPVVVVAARDQELPELPDDVLVCRDEEEDLGPLAGLAVGLSALEEKVDRAFACGCDVPLLKPEFVRAVIDQLGDHDAAVPKEDDFYHPLAGIYRTSLVPRILTIVRERRLRPLFLIESVDAVDIPVESLRTVDPDLDSLVNTNTPEAYEAALQKAGVSAE, encoded by the coding sequence ATGGCCGGAACGTCCGAATCACAACAGGGAAGCCGACGGGCCGGCTGCGGTGGGATCGTCATGTGCGGCGGCAGGAGCACCCGTATGGGGCAGCCGAAGCTGTCGCTGCCGTTCGGCTCGGAGGTGATGCTGCAGCGGGTGGTTCGCCTCCTGGGGGAAGTCGTCTCGCCCGTGGTTGTCGTTGCGGCGCGGGATCAGGAATTGCCCGAACTGCCGGACGACGTCCTCGTCTGCCGTGACGAAGAAGAGGACCTCGGTCCGCTTGCCGGTCTCGCGGTCGGGCTGTCGGCACTGGAAGAAAAGGTGGACCGCGCGTTCGCCTGCGGCTGCGATGTGCCGCTTCTCAAGCCGGAGTTCGTCCGGGCGGTGATTGATCAACTGGGAGATCATGACGCGGCCGTCCCGAAAGAGGATGACTTCTACCATCCGTTGGCCGGCATCTACCGCACGTCACTGGTGCCGCGAATCCTCACCATCGTCCGCGAACGGCGACTCCGTCCGCTGTTTCTGATTGAGTCGGTCGACGCAGTCGACATCCCGGTCGAGTCCCTGAGGACCGTTGATCCGGATCTGGATTCGCTGGTCAACACGAACACGCCCGAAGCGTATGAAGCGGCTCTGCAGAAAGCGGGGGTCTCCGCAGAATAA
- a CDS encoding UbiX family flavin prenyltransferase gives MADLVVAITGASGGVYAVRLLDVLLHAGRNVHLTISPAAARVFEEELGLTIRPDDFALEQLLPDLEAPASERLRQLLPRVSWRVEGNRVIPQDGSQGGIVRYHHHYDYGAGIASGSFRTAGMVICPCSMGTLGSIANGLSTNLVHRAADVHLKERRKLILVPRETPLGSIQLGNMQRLVDAGAVVLPAMPGWYHQPRDLQDLVDFIVSRVCDQLGVEANLMRRWGEEPPEPASQ, from the coding sequence ATGGCGGATCTTGTCGTCGCGATTACCGGTGCCAGTGGCGGCGTGTATGCCGTCCGTCTGCTCGACGTGCTGCTGCATGCCGGGAGAAACGTCCATCTGACGATCAGCCCGGCCGCCGCCCGAGTCTTTGAGGAAGAGCTCGGGCTGACGATCCGCCCGGATGACTTTGCGCTCGAGCAGTTGCTCCCCGACCTCGAAGCCCCCGCCTCCGAGCGGCTCCGCCAACTGTTGCCCCGAGTCTCGTGGCGGGTGGAGGGCAACAGGGTGATCCCCCAGGACGGCTCACAGGGTGGGATCGTCCGCTATCATCATCACTACGACTACGGTGCCGGGATCGCCAGCGGTTCGTTTCGTACTGCGGGAATGGTGATCTGCCCCTGTTCGATGGGAACGCTGGGCAGCATTGCCAATGGCCTGTCGACGAACCTCGTACACCGCGCCGCCGACGTACACCTCAAGGAACGTCGCAAACTGATCCTCGTGCCGCGGGAGACGCCGCTGGGGAGCATTCAGCTCGGCAACATGCAGCGGCTGGTCGATGCCGGGGCGGTTGTGCTGCCGGCGATGCCCGGCTGGTATCACCAGCCGCGGGACCTGCAGGATCTCGTGGACTTTATCGTCAGCCGGGTGTGCGATCAGCTCGGCGTCGAGGCGAATCTGATGCGGCGCTGGGGTGAGGAACCGCCGGAGCCTGCCTCGCAATAA
- the xylB gene encoding xylulokinase, producing the protein MSVYLGIDVGTSGTKTLAVHEDGRVLASATEEYPLYSPRPGWSEQVPEDWWQATIRSVRRVLKEGRIKAGDVSGIGLSGQMHGSVFLDKKHEVIRPALLWNDQRTAAECAEIEERAGGRKSLIGMVANPALTGFTAPKILWLRNHERKNFDRTVQVLLPKDYIRFRLTGEFATEVSDASGTLLLDVAKRNWSKKLLGKLDLDKSLLPEVYESEEVSGRLAEASAELLGLATGVPVVGGGGDQAAGAVGNGIVRKGVISATMGTSGVVFAHSDEVETDPEGRVHTFCHAVRGKWHVMGVVLSAGGSLQWYRNQLGQLETAAAAPMGADPYTLLTAQAAEAPPGSEGLFFLPYLTGERTPHADPNARGAWVGLSLRHGRPHMVRSVMEGATFAMRDCLEIIKGMDIPVREIRLSGGGARSEFWRQLQADIYGQKVVTINASEGPAYGVALLAAAGTGAYKDVVEACSATINVVTTTTANAKAKKTYNAAHTIYQQLYGSLKGDFGTIAEFVEKHGS; encoded by the coding sequence ATGAGCGTTTACCTGGGCATTGATGTCGGTACGAGTGGCACCAAAACGCTGGCCGTGCACGAAGACGGTCGCGTCCTGGCTTCGGCAACCGAGGAGTATCCCCTCTACAGTCCCCGTCCGGGCTGGTCGGAACAGGTCCCCGAAGACTGGTGGCAGGCCACGATTCGCTCCGTCCGCCGCGTGCTCAAAGAAGGGCGTATCAAGGCCGGCGATGTCAGCGGCATCGGTCTGAGCGGTCAGATGCACGGCAGCGTGTTTCTCGATAAGAAGCACGAAGTCATTCGACCGGCACTGCTCTGGAACGACCAACGCACCGCCGCCGAATGTGCCGAGATCGAAGAACGGGCCGGCGGACGCAAATCGCTGATCGGCATGGTCGCCAACCCGGCCCTCACGGGGTTCACCGCACCGAAGATTCTCTGGCTGCGAAACCACGAGCGGAAGAACTTCGACAGGACCGTGCAGGTTCTGCTGCCGAAGGACTACATCCGCTTTCGTCTGACGGGCGAGTTTGCGACCGAGGTGAGCGATGCGTCCGGGACGCTGTTGCTCGACGTCGCGAAACGGAACTGGTCGAAGAAGCTGCTTGGCAAGCTGGACCTGGACAAGAGCCTGCTGCCGGAAGTGTACGAGTCCGAAGAAGTCAGCGGCCGGTTGGCCGAAGCGAGTGCCGAACTGCTCGGACTCGCGACCGGCGTGCCGGTCGTCGGTGGCGGCGGCGACCAGGCGGCCGGAGCGGTCGGGAACGGCATCGTCCGTAAGGGCGTCATCTCGGCGACGATGGGGACGAGCGGCGTCGTCTTTGCCCACAGTGACGAAGTCGAAACCGACCCCGAAGGCCGGGTGCATACGTTCTGTCATGCGGTTCGCGGCAAGTGGCACGTGATGGGGGTCGTTCTCTCGGCCGGGGGCAGCCTGCAGTGGTACCGCAATCAGCTGGGGCAGCTGGAGACCGCTGCGGCGGCCCCGATGGGCGCCGATCCTTACACACTGTTGACCGCCCAGGCGGCCGAGGCTCCTCCCGGCAGTGAAGGACTCTTCTTCCTGCCGTACCTGACCGGTGAACGGACTCCGCACGCCGATCCCAACGCCCGCGGTGCGTGGGTCGGACTGAGCCTGCGGCACGGGCGGCCACACATGGTCCGCTCGGTGATGGAAGGGGCGACGTTCGCGATGCGGGACTGTCTGGAGATTATCAAGGGAATGGACATCCCGGTCCGGGAGATCCGGCTCTCCGGCGGAGGGGCCCGCAGCGAGTTCTGGCGGCAGCTGCAGGCAGACATTTACGGGCAGAAGGTCGTCACCATCAATGCTTCGGAAGGTCCTGCTTACGGGGTTGCACTCCTGGCAGCGGCAGGAACAGGCGCCTACAAAGATGTGGTCGAGGCGTGCTCGGCCACGATCAACGTCGTGACCACCACGACGGCGAACGCGAAGGCGAAGAAGACCTACAACGCCGCTCACACGATCTATCAGCAGCTGTACGGTTCGCTGAAGGGAGACTTCGGCACCATTGCCGAGTTTGTCGAAAAACACGGCAGCTGA
- a CDS encoding CpaF family protein, with protein MNRDNVFEASIAYFLGPIGEHLQDDSVTEIMVNGHDEIYIERAGRLYPSPHQFLSEDALRSAVHNIAQYVGREIDEDRPILDARLPDGSRVHAVIPPSARRGTYLTIRKFKRDIYSLPDFVRLGSLSNSAREFLEIAVRLRKNIVVAGGTGTGKTTFLNALSTAVPAEERIVVIEDSSELRLDQEHCLYLESQQADTFGRGGITIRQLFRASLRMRPDRIIVGEVRGGEALDMVQSMISGHSGSMTTVHATSPRDAMVRLETLSLMSDVELPVYVARAQAASAINIVVQLSRFTEDGSRKVTRITEQCGLDDQNRFDFRDLFVSRLTGHKSDGMLEAALDPTGEQPSFAAEPYEYGLEGMISHTAELWNSGS; from the coding sequence ATGAATCGCGACAACGTCTTCGAAGCCTCGATCGCCTATTTTCTCGGTCCGATCGGCGAGCATCTGCAGGACGATTCCGTCACCGAGATCATGGTCAACGGCCATGATGAGATCTACATCGAGCGGGCCGGGCGGCTGTACCCGTCGCCGCATCAGTTCCTCAGTGAAGACGCCCTGCGGTCGGCAGTCCACAACATCGCCCAGTACGTCGGCCGCGAAATCGACGAGGATCGCCCGATTCTCGATGCGCGGCTGCCGGACGGCTCCCGTGTCCATGCCGTCATCCCTCCCAGCGCCCGTCGCGGCACGTATCTGACGATCCGCAAGTTCAAGCGGGATATCTACAGTCTGCCGGACTTCGTGCGGCTGGGAAGCCTCTCAAATTCGGCCCGCGAGTTCCTCGAGATCGCCGTGCGGCTGCGAAAGAACATTGTCGTCGCGGGGGGAACCGGCACCGGCAAGACGACGTTCCTCAATGCGCTCTCGACGGCGGTCCCGGCGGAAGAACGGATCGTCGTCATCGAGGACAGCTCCGAACTGCGGCTCGACCAGGAGCACTGTCTGTATCTCGAGTCGCAGCAGGCGGACACGTTCGGTCGAGGCGGGATCACGATCCGACAGCTGTTTCGTGCGTCACTGCGAATGCGGCCGGACCGGATCATCGTCGGCGAAGTTCGCGGCGGCGAAGCACTCGACATGGTGCAGTCGATGATCAGCGGACACTCCGGCAGCATGACAACCGTGCACGCGACGTCTCCGCGGGACGCCATGGTGCGGCTGGAAACGCTTTCGCTGATGTCGGACGTCGAACTTCCCGTTTATGTTGCACGGGCCCAGGCGGCTTCGGCAATCAACATTGTCGTGCAGCTTTCCCGCTTCACCGAGGACGGTTCCCGCAAGGTGACGCGGATCACCGAGCAGTGCGGACTGGATGACCAGAACCGGTTCGATTTTCGGGACCTGTTCGTCTCGCGGCTGACGGGCCACAAGTCGGACGGCATGCTGGAAGCGGCACTTGATCCGACGGGCGAGCAGCCGAGCTTCGCGGCCGAGCCGTACGAGTACGGTCTGGAGGGGATGATCTCGCACACGGCCGAACTGTGGAACAGTGGGTCTTGA